The proteins below are encoded in one region of Candidatus Flexicrinis proximus:
- a CDS encoding urease subunit beta, which yields MIPGEFLLEKGEITLNEGRATATVRVSNTGDRPVQVGSHYHFFEVNRALTFERAEAYGMRLDIAAGTAVRFEPGEEKDVRLVALGGARVMHGHRGMVGGELDDPTVREKALNTAREE from the coding sequence ATGATTCCGGGTGAGTTTCTGCTGGAAAAGGGCGAGATCACGCTGAACGAGGGCCGCGCGACGGCCACGGTCAGGGTCAGCAATACGGGTGACCGGCCAGTACAGGTCGGCAGCCATTACCACTTCTTCGAGGTCAACCGTGCACTGACGTTCGAGCGGGCCGAGGCCTACGGGATGCGGCTGGATATCGCTGCGGGGACGGCGGTGCGCTTCGAGCCGGGGGAAGAAAAGGACGTGCGGCTGGTGGCGCTGGGCGGCGCACGGGTGATGCATGGACACCGCGGGATGGTCGGGGGCGAGCTGGACGACCCGACCGTGCGCGAAAAAGCGCTGAACACGGCACGGGAGGAATAA
- a CDS encoding ammonia-forming cytochrome c nitrite reductase subunit c552, which produces MMRKAIYGLVVVGLVLVGVGIGALLVNITQHQTEATQYPLHIVEIEADEIDPAVWGLNFPMHYDRFMMTEDNYGATPYGGSEPYSKLERFPAMVRLWAGYAFSKDHNEERGHFYSQIDQARTQRVQLVDQPGACINCHSGETPQLIAELGWEEFNHTPYNDLKDSLHIGSTCADCHDPETMSLRLTRPGLINALAANGIDWTQASRQEMRTYVCSQCHVEYYFAGENKVLTFPWSEGMNIDQIETYYDNLGFRDWVHAESGAQMIKIQHPESELYSTGLHASSGVACADCHMPYMRSGGIKISDHWLRSPLTNVGAACQTCHNLPEEQLEQRIITIQDRTAELLRLSEEAIIEAIDTIVAARTAGATDEQLAEAFALHRSAQIRWDFISSENSTGFHSPQEAARVLAGSIDKAHKATQAANAILVEITQGDTVSLEN; this is translated from the coding sequence ATGATGAGAAAAGCAATCTATGGATTGGTAGTTGTAGGGCTGGTGCTAGTGGGAGTAGGCATCGGGGCGCTCCTGGTCAACATCACGCAGCATCAGACCGAGGCAACCCAGTACCCTCTCCACATCGTCGAGATTGAGGCGGACGAGATTGATCCAGCCGTCTGGGGACTTAACTTCCCGATGCACTACGATCGGTTTATGATGACCGAGGACAACTACGGGGCGACACCGTACGGCGGCTCCGAGCCCTATAGCAAACTCGAACGTTTTCCGGCGATGGTGAGGCTGTGGGCGGGTTATGCGTTCAGCAAGGACCATAACGAAGAGCGCGGACACTTCTACTCACAGATCGATCAGGCACGGACACAGCGCGTGCAGCTTGTTGATCAGCCGGGCGCGTGCATCAACTGTCACTCAGGCGAGACGCCGCAGCTTATTGCGGAACTGGGCTGGGAAGAATTCAACCACACCCCGTACAACGACCTGAAAGATAGTCTGCATATCGGGTCGACCTGCGCGGATTGCCACGATCCCGAGACGATGTCACTGCGCTTAACACGCCCCGGATTGATCAATGCGCTCGCCGCCAACGGAATCGACTGGACACAGGCAAGCCGTCAGGAAATGCGGACGTATGTGTGCTCGCAGTGCCATGTCGAGTACTACTTTGCCGGGGAAAACAAGGTGCTCACCTTCCCGTGGTCAGAGGGAATGAACATCGACCAGATCGAGACGTATTACGACAACCTCGGTTTCAGAGACTGGGTCCATGCCGAAAGTGGCGCCCAGATGATCAAGATTCAGCACCCCGAGAGCGAGTTGTACAGCACCGGCCTGCATGCCAGTTCCGGTGTGGCTTGCGCGGACTGCCATATGCCGTATATGCGGAGCGGCGGCATCAAGATCAGCGATCACTGGCTGCGCAGCCCGTTGACGAACGTCGGCGCCGCGTGCCAGACGTGCCACAACCTGCCGGAAGAACAGTTGGAGCAGCGAATCATCACGATTCAGGACCGGACGGCCGAACTGCTGCGGCTGTCGGAAGAGGCGATCATCGAAGCCATCGATACGATCGTGGCGGCGCGCACCGCAGGGGCAACCGACGAACAACTGGCAGAAGCATTTGCACTACATCGCAGCGCGCAGATTCGCTGGGACTTCATCTCGTCCGAGAACAGCACCGGCTTCCACAGCCCACAGGAAGCGGCACGCGTCCTGGCTGGGTCGATCGACAAAGCGCATAAAGCGACGCAGGCCGCAAATGCCATCCTGGTCGAAATCACCCAAGGGGACACTGTAAGCCTCGAAAACTAG
- the nrfH gene encoding cytochrome c nitrite reductase small subunit yields MQKPNRLRPSFILIATGLVCIVVGLGVFTFVHAQGYSYFSDDPAACNNCHVMRDQYNAWQHSSHSRFAGCNDCHTPHDSLFSKLLIKGINGLNHSVAFTFGTYGEVLHIRDFNADVVIGNCLGCHESFVSEVAPNHADVPDCMTCHAGIGHRTRK; encoded by the coding sequence ATGCAAAAGCCGAACCGGCTTAGACCGAGTTTCATCCTGATCGCGACGGGTTTGGTCTGTATCGTTGTAGGCCTTGGCGTTTTTACGTTCGTACATGCGCAGGGATATTCGTATTTCTCGGATGATCCCGCCGCGTGCAACAACTGCCATGTTATGCGGGATCAATATAACGCCTGGCAGCATTCCTCTCACTCGCGATTTGCAGGATGCAACGACTGCCACACGCCGCACGATTCACTATTCAGCAAACTGCTGATCAAGGGCATCAATGGGTTGAATCACAGCGTGGCGTTTACGTTTGGAACCTACGGTGAAGTGCTGCATATCCGCGACTTCAATGCGGATGTTGTAATCGGAAACTGCCTCGGGTGCCATGAGAGTTTTGTCAGTGAAGTCGCGCCGAATCACGCCGATGTTCCGGATTGCATGACCTGCCACGCCGGTATCGGACACCGCACACGCAAATAG
- a CDS encoding ribulokinase codes for MMYTIGVDFGTLSGRALLVDTRTGEEIATSVFAYPHAVMDERLPGSSRPLPFEWALQHPQDYLDVFAHTIPEVLQKSGISPEQVVGIAVDFTASSPMPVKRDGTPLCFLDEFKDVPHAYVKLWKHHASQPQADRINAVARERKEAWLPRYGGKYSSEWFFSKLLQILEESPKVYAAIDVFVEAADWVVWQLTGNLTRNTCTAGYKMLMQDGKYPSTEFFRAVNSQFENVIAEKVSGSLAPLGGRAGVLTEAMAAKTGLKAGTAVAVANVDAHVTAPAVKATTPGVMVMIMGTSTCHIMSGEALRDVEGMCGVVNGGIIDGLYGYEAGQSGVGDIFAWFVDNAVPYEYYEEAGAANLNIHDYLEHEAAKQKPGQHGLIALDWWNGNRSTLVDTELSGVLIGATLATRAPEIYRALIESTAYGTREIIEAFEAQGVEVKSLVAAGGLPEKNRLLTQIYADVTGRSLTLSGSGQAPALGSAIHAAVAAGIYPDVRAAADRMGNLKAEVVNPIPANQAVYDRLFAEYKTLYSYFGRGANDVMKRLKKIRNEAL; via the coding sequence ATGATGTATACAATTGGAGTTGATTTCGGGACGCTGTCAGGGCGTGCGCTCTTGGTTGATACGCGCACTGGCGAGGAAATTGCGACCAGCGTCTTCGCGTACCCCCACGCGGTGATGGATGAACGTTTGCCGGGAAGTTCCAGGCCGCTGCCCTTCGAATGGGCCCTCCAGCACCCCCAGGACTATCTCGATGTATTCGCCCATACCATTCCGGAAGTCTTGCAGAAGAGCGGTATTTCCCCCGAACAGGTTGTCGGCATCGCCGTTGACTTCACCGCAAGCTCGCCTATGCCTGTCAAGCGCGATGGCACACCCCTTTGTTTTCTCGACGAGTTCAAGGATGTTCCGCACGCCTACGTCAAATTGTGGAAGCACCACGCCAGCCAGCCTCAGGCCGACCGGATTAATGCGGTGGCCCGCGAACGTAAAGAGGCCTGGCTGCCGCGCTACGGGGGAAAATACTCGTCCGAGTGGTTCTTCAGCAAGCTCCTGCAAATCCTCGAAGAGTCCCCAAAAGTCTATGCCGCCATCGACGTTTTCGTTGAAGCGGCGGACTGGGTGGTCTGGCAGCTCACCGGCAACCTGACCCGCAATACCTGCACCGCCGGTTACAAGATGCTAATGCAGGACGGCAAGTATCCGTCCACAGAATTCTTCCGCGCCGTGAATTCTCAGTTCGAGAATGTCATCGCCGAAAAAGTATCCGGCAGCCTTGCGCCGCTTGGCGGCCGTGCCGGTGTCTTGACTGAAGCGATGGCCGCCAAAACCGGTCTGAAGGCAGGTACCGCCGTCGCGGTCGCCAATGTCGATGCCCACGTGACGGCTCCGGCTGTAAAAGCCACCACTCCGGGCGTGATGGTGATGATCATGGGGACGTCGACCTGCCACATCATGTCAGGCGAAGCCCTCCGCGACGTCGAGGGCATGTGCGGCGTCGTCAACGGCGGCATTATCGACGGTCTCTACGGTTATGAGGCCGGGCAGTCGGGTGTCGGTGATATCTTTGCCTGGTTTGTCGATAACGCCGTGCCTTACGAATACTACGAGGAGGCCGGCGCAGCCAATCTGAACATCCACGACTATCTGGAACACGAGGCAGCCAAACAGAAGCCAGGTCAGCATGGCCTGATCGCGCTCGACTGGTGGAATGGCAACCGCTCCACGCTCGTGGATACCGAACTCAGCGGCGTTCTGATCGGCGCTACTCTCGCCACCCGTGCGCCGGAAATCTACCGCGCCTTGATCGAGTCTACCGCCTACGGCACTCGCGAAATCATCGAGGCATTCGAAGCGCAGGGTGTCGAGGTGAAATCGCTGGTCGCTGCCGGCGGATTGCCCGAGAAGAACCGCCTCCTGACACAGATCTATGCTGATGTCACGGGCCGTTCTCTGACCCTCTCGGGTTCGGGCCAGGCACCCGCGCTTGGTTCTGCAATTCACGCCGCTGTGGCCGCCGGTATCTACCCGGATGTGCGCGCCGCGGCTGACAGGATGGGCAATCTCAAGGCCGAGGTTGTCAACCCAATTCCAGCAAACCAGGCCGTTTACGACCGGCTGTTTGCCGAATACAAGACCCTCTACTCCTACTTCGGGCGCGGCGCGAACGATGTCATGAAGCGCCTCAAGAAGATTCGCAACGAGGCGCTATAG
- a CDS encoding M4 family metallopeptidase, which yields MYRSNPSWVKIILLNFILLATSVVTIGQAPGPNSSAVLNAQTGHARLLTFDAGVLGMPARDRVITALSVATDAVYRYGGQFGASGASNYQVTGNPVTLDSVAGGATAVRYVQILGGVPVYGTQVAVNVRGDGALMMMAGDISSLEASSLNLSPALAADAAGLAARDYVALRYGIDPQSLIVEDGGLWIYDPAVISPGLSAKRAGLVWKVDVSAAGLPIRVVALVDAHSAEVSFAFNTIHASTVHGDWQTARQAGLNFGAGLVGPAPANSVANAVRVPGTADLSTHNANHGTVLPGTFVCDEGTLACTSGADTDADKAHTFANGTYNLYYTLHGRDSLDNAGMQLISTVHFSSAYCNAFWNGTQMAYGDGCSIVHDDVVGHELTHGVTEFTSNLIYAYDSGAINESFSDVWGEFYDLGNGTAEDIPANRWVIGEEISAGGFRDMENPPSKGDPDRVGSPIFWTDARDTGGVHINSGINNKAAYLMADGGTFNGQTITGLGMVKPLHIYYYVQTMLAGPGSTYNDLGVFLAAACDALVGGAAGITAGDCIEVDEVILATEMALPSPHLPDSAEVCSGGQIPQNVFFDNFENSATSAGKWTTSVFEGAGNPWILSSTAVPLSGTASMRVDNTGSSSDSAARFTTGVVVPANAYLHFDHQYLWEYDGWDGAVIQYSTDGGANWTTFQNAEMTGEIYPGLMEFDTDAAFPGDPAFTGDSFGPGSTRVDLSALSGQTALIRFFATSDSAFSAGNPDGWWIDNVRVYTCVTPVTSLLDNGGLESGLASWTLSNATGDKVSCDGAQAFSGTCSLRFKGGVGENSILKQNVDLTGETLTENDVLSLSAYFRGGNPAAKARMYLIVTYVGNPVPAKTKVVVGPNASYTVVSAPDIVLTAETIATIRVKVKHSSTAGKMYMDDAALELTAVRSEGAALPPPALPSGMRGSN from the coding sequence ATGTATAGAAGTAACCCATCCTGGGTCAAGATTATCCTTTTGAATTTCATATTGCTGGCGACGAGCGTCGTCACGATCGGCCAAGCTCCCGGGCCGAACAGCAGCGCCGTGCTTAATGCGCAGACAGGACACGCACGGCTGCTCACATTTGACGCAGGAGTCCTGGGAATGCCGGCGCGCGACCGCGTGATCACGGCGCTGTCGGTCGCTACAGACGCCGTGTACCGCTATGGCGGACAGTTCGGCGCGTCGGGCGCAAGCAATTATCAGGTGACGGGGAACCCAGTCACGCTTGATAGCGTTGCGGGTGGTGCCACGGCCGTCCGGTATGTGCAGATTCTGGGCGGAGTTCCCGTATATGGCACGCAAGTCGCAGTGAACGTGCGGGGCGACGGCGCACTGATGATGATGGCTGGGGACATATCATCGCTGGAGGCCTCGAGTCTGAATCTTTCTCCAGCACTGGCGGCGGATGCCGCTGGTCTGGCCGCGCGGGATTATGTGGCGCTTCGCTACGGCATTGATCCTCAGTCGCTGATCGTCGAAGATGGCGGATTATGGATTTATGATCCCGCCGTGATCTCACCGGGACTGTCCGCCAAGAGAGCGGGTCTGGTGTGGAAAGTGGACGTCTCGGCGGCTGGACTACCCATTCGAGTCGTAGCACTGGTCGACGCCCACAGTGCCGAGGTCAGTTTCGCCTTCAACACTATTCACGCATCGACCGTTCATGGTGACTGGCAAACAGCGCGCCAGGCCGGGCTGAACTTCGGCGCGGGGCTAGTCGGGCCGGCGCCGGCAAACAGCGTCGCGAATGCGGTACGCGTGCCGGGAACGGCGGATCTTTCTACCCACAATGCGAACCATGGAACGGTGCTTCCAGGGACTTTCGTGTGCGACGAGGGCACGCTGGCCTGCACGAGCGGCGCCGACACCGACGCGGACAAGGCACACACGTTCGCTAACGGGACGTATAACCTCTACTATACCCTGCACGGCCGCGACAGCCTGGACAACGCCGGGATGCAGCTGATCTCCACGGTTCACTTCTCGAGTGCCTACTGTAACGCGTTCTGGAACGGGACGCAGATGGCCTATGGGGATGGCTGCTCGATCGTGCACGACGACGTCGTGGGCCACGAACTGACGCACGGCGTGACGGAATTCACGTCCAACCTGATATACGCCTATGACAGCGGGGCGATCAACGAGTCGTTCTCGGACGTGTGGGGCGAGTTCTACGATCTGGGTAACGGGACGGCGGAGGATATCCCGGCTAACCGGTGGGTTATCGGCGAGGAAATCTCTGCAGGTGGATTCCGCGACATGGAGAACCCGCCTTCCAAGGGGGATCCTGATCGCGTGGGCAGTCCTATTTTCTGGACCGATGCACGCGACACCGGCGGCGTCCACATCAACAGCGGTATCAATAACAAGGCTGCCTACCTGATGGCGGACGGCGGCACGTTCAACGGGCAAACGATCACCGGGCTGGGGATGGTAAAGCCGCTGCACATTTACTACTACGTGCAGACGATGCTGGCAGGACCGGGGTCTACTTATAACGACCTCGGTGTGTTTCTGGCGGCAGCCTGCGATGCGCTGGTAGGCGGGGCGGCAGGAATCACCGCAGGCGACTGCATTGAGGTCGACGAAGTCATCCTGGCGACTGAAATGGCCCTCCCCTCTCCCCACCTGCCCGACAGCGCAGAGGTTTGCAGCGGCGGCCAAATTCCGCAGAACGTTTTCTTCGACAACTTCGAGAATTCGGCGACCAGCGCAGGCAAGTGGACAACGTCGGTGTTCGAAGGGGCGGGTAACCCGTGGATCCTCAGCTCAACGGCAGTCCCTCTAAGCGGCACGGCCAGCATGCGGGTGGACAATACCGGCTCCAGCAGCGACAGCGCGGCGCGGTTTACAACAGGCGTGGTCGTCCCTGCAAACGCCTACCTGCACTTCGACCACCAGTATCTGTGGGAGTATGACGGCTGGGACGGGGCTGTCATTCAGTACAGCACCGACGGCGGTGCGAACTGGACCACATTCCAGAATGCCGAGATGACCGGCGAGATCTATCCAGGTCTGATGGAATTTGACACGGATGCGGCTTTTCCGGGTGATCCGGCGTTTACCGGCGACTCGTTCGGTCCTGGCTCAACGCGTGTCGATCTCTCGGCACTCAGCGGACAGACCGCCCTGATCCGGTTCTTCGCCACATCGGACTCGGCCTTTAGCGCCGGGAACCCTGATGGATGGTGGATCGACAATGTGCGGGTCTATACGTGTGTAACCCCGGTCACCAGCCTGCTGGATAACGGTGGCCTTGAGAGCGGGCTGGCGAGCTGGACCCTTTCGAATGCGACCGGGGATAAGGTCTCGTGCGATGGAGCGCAGGCGTTCAGCGGGACGTGTTCGCTGAGATTTAAGGGCGGCGTGGGCGAGAACTCGATCCTGAAACAGAACGTGGATCTGACGGGCGAAACCCTGACCGAGAATGACGTCCTCTCACTCAGCGCATACTTCCGGGGCGGAAATCCGGCAGCGAAGGCCAGGATGTACCTGATCGTCACCTATGTCGGCAACCCTGTTCCGGCAAAAACCAAGGTGGTTGTGGGGCCAAACGCGAGCTACACCGTGGTGAGCGCGCCGGATATCGTCCTGACGGCCGAAACGATCGCCACGATCCGCGTCAAGGTCAAGCATTCAAGCACAGCGGGCAAGATGTATATGGACGACGCTGCGCTGGAGCTGACTGCGGTTCGCAGCGAGGGGGCGGCCCTCCCGCCACCGGCGCTGCCGTCCGGTATGCGCGGCAGCAACTAG
- the ureA gene encoding urease subunit gamma, protein MHLTPREQEKLLIYVAAELARKRQARGLKLNYPEAVAIITAEILEAARDGKGVADIMVWGATILTRDDVMEGVAEMIHDVQVEATFPDGTKLVTVHDPIRGRETK, encoded by the coding sequence TTGCACCTAACGCCCCGCGAACAGGAAAAACTACTGATCTACGTGGCCGCTGAACTGGCGCGCAAACGTCAGGCGCGCGGCCTGAAGCTGAATTATCCCGAAGCCGTGGCGATCATCACCGCCGAAATCCTGGAAGCGGCACGGGATGGCAAAGGCGTGGCCGACATCATGGTCTGGGGGGCGACAATCCTCACACGGGACGACGTGATGGAGGGCGTGGCCGAGATGATCCATGACGTGCAGGTTGAGGCGACATTCCCGGACGGGACAAAGCTGGTGACTGTACATGACCCCATTAGGGGAAGAGAAACGAAGTGA
- a CDS encoding urease accessory protein UreD, whose translation MNTRTEGRLSLDFSRTGKAGQTQMTVRDAQPPLKVIRAFETESGAALVHLHNISGGLLGGDHLEMQVTVGAAAHTQLTTTSATRVYKRRAGLANSRQSTRISVAENGRLEYLPDALIPYAEAAYEQHTQIDLADGASLVWWETVAPGREAHGELFAYDLVVLNTEITANDRPIALETARLEPKRRPLDWTARLGRYRYFSTMYVCRVGEPAARWTALETELSDLASAYSSREESVWGVGTLAAHGLVIRGLSTSGLSIPQRLFGFWDAAQRALFDEPAVPPRKIY comes from the coding sequence TTGAACACCCGCACAGAAGGCCGGTTGAGCCTCGACTTCAGCCGCACGGGGAAGGCAGGTCAAACACAAATGACGGTGCGCGATGCGCAGCCGCCGCTCAAGGTGATCCGCGCGTTTGAAACGGAGAGCGGCGCCGCGCTGGTGCACCTGCACAACATCTCCGGTGGGCTGCTGGGAGGCGATCACCTGGAGATGCAGGTGACGGTCGGCGCAGCAGCACATACACAGCTGACGACCACCAGCGCAACGCGGGTATACAAACGGCGCGCCGGCCTGGCAAATTCCAGGCAGTCGACGCGGATCAGCGTCGCGGAGAACGGCCGGCTCGAATACCTGCCCGATGCGCTGATCCCCTACGCAGAGGCGGCATACGAGCAGCATACACAGATCGACCTCGCAGACGGCGCGAGCCTGGTGTGGTGGGAGACGGTGGCCCCCGGACGCGAAGCCCACGGCGAACTGTTCGCATATGATCTGGTGGTGCTAAACACGGAGATCACTGCGAACGACAGGCCGATCGCGCTGGAGACAGCGCGACTCGAACCCAAGCGGCGTCCACTGGACTGGACAGCGCGCTTGGGACGATACCGGTACTTCTCGACGATGTACGTATGCAGAGTCGGAGAACCCGCCGCGCGCTGGACCGCGCTGGAAACAGAGCTATCAGACCTCGCAAGCGCGTACAGCAGCCGCGAAGAGTCGGTGTGGGGCGTCGGCACACTGGCGGCACACGGCCTGGTAATACGCGGCCTGAGCACGAGCGGGTTGAGCATTCCCCAACGGTTATTCGGATTTTGGGACGCGGCGCAACGCGCACTTTTCGATGAGCCCGCAGTTCCACCGCGCAAGATCTACTGA
- a CDS encoding Crp/Fnr family transcriptional regulator: MISKYVEYMEAETLRNLSAETVEILDSAVRTYSLDRGEMLFNVGDMADSIYIVLTGGIKIVEDTFSGKRIILELNTAGDMFGLASLISASPYPHSAYAVEKSLIASIYRGDANEMIETRGDFAQMVVGQLVGRVQRAHARLKHTTMETVDRRLARTLIYYSGKLGRKNGNTVAISIALSQQDLADFTGSTLESVNRILQIWEREGWIKCARQRLDILNPAALEAHVVA, translated from the coding sequence ATGATTTCGAAATACGTTGAGTACATGGAAGCGGAGACTCTCAGGAATCTTTCAGCCGAGACTGTAGAGATCCTAGATTCAGCGGTAAGGACCTATAGCCTTGATCGTGGAGAAATGCTGTTCAATGTCGGGGACATGGCCGACTCGATCTATATCGTCCTGACGGGTGGGATAAAGATCGTCGAAGACACATTCTCAGGCAAACGAATCATCCTCGAACTCAATACGGCCGGGGACATGTTTGGACTGGCATCGCTCATTAGCGCGAGTCCATATCCACATTCAGCCTATGCCGTCGAAAAATCGCTGATCGCTTCGATCTATCGAGGCGACGCTAACGAGATGATCGAAACGCGGGGCGATTTCGCACAGATGGTGGTCGGGCAATTAGTTGGGCGAGTCCAGAGAGCGCACGCGCGGCTGAAGCACACAACGATGGAAACAGTAGACCGACGTCTCGCCCGGACACTTATTTACTATTCCGGCAAACTCGGACGGAAGAACGGGAACACGGTTGCCATTTCAATTGCGCTCTCGCAGCAGGACCTCGCAGACTTCACGGGAAGCACACTTGAGTCCGTGAACCGGATCCTGCAGATCTGGGAGCGCGAAGGCTGGATCAAGTGCGCGCGACAGCGGTTGGATATCCTAAATCCGGCCGCGCTGGAAGCGCATGTAGTGGCCTAA